A single region of the Variovorax paradoxus genome encodes:
- a CDS encoding type II and III secretion system protein family protein — protein MQYLSSSPAWLLAALTTLAAPGFAAEFAAPAPAPAAAPSAPAPAAAPAMRRCTAIIPDDQPTYAVLGKSVVIPLKARVARIVVSGQPPNRAPAAAPAGQPAAAAPAATNAGDGVADVDVMLLSPNDLFFRGRQAGSMNVVLQSTDGTCYIKDVLVTIDPGALQSKLAELMPEENRIRVRSAEKSIVLTGEISDALKLDDVMSLAMAYGADGKKVVNLLRVTAPQQVMLEVKIAEISKSLLDRLGARVGLSRTGSGGRDSYSLISSFLSGGGGLIEALRIGRTSIGIDGQKDDGLVRILAEPNIMAISGQQASFLSGGKIFIPVAQSAAGGGGTNITLEEKEFGIGVKFTPTVLNGGRVNLKMVSEVSDLSQTGSPFTTVTGVTAVLPSLTVRRADTTVQLNDGQSFVIAGLIKSNVTETIKRYPGLGEVPVMGALFRSTEFQNDQTELMFVITPRLVRPLAEVPRVPTDNHVVPSRAEVYLNGSLESATPAPVAPAGNTQ, from the coding sequence GTGCAATATCTCTCTTCTTCACCCGCCTGGCTGCTGGCGGCGCTCACGACCCTGGCGGCACCCGGGTTTGCGGCGGAGTTCGCAGCCCCGGCTCCGGCGCCTGCCGCGGCACCATCGGCCCCCGCGCCGGCCGCCGCACCCGCCATGCGCCGGTGCACGGCCATCATTCCGGACGACCAGCCCACCTACGCGGTGCTGGGCAAGTCGGTCGTCATTCCGCTCAAGGCACGCGTGGCGCGTATCGTGGTCAGCGGGCAGCCGCCGAACCGCGCGCCGGCCGCTGCGCCGGCGGGGCAGCCCGCAGCCGCGGCACCCGCGGCCACGAACGCAGGCGACGGCGTGGCCGATGTCGACGTGATGCTGCTGAGCCCGAACGATCTCTTCTTCCGCGGGCGTCAGGCCGGCTCGATGAACGTGGTGCTGCAAAGCACCGACGGCACCTGCTACATCAAGGACGTCCTTGTCACCATCGATCCGGGTGCACTTCAATCGAAGCTCGCCGAGTTGATGCCTGAAGAGAACCGCATTCGCGTGCGCAGCGCAGAAAAATCGATCGTGCTCACCGGCGAGATCAGCGATGCACTCAAGCTCGACGACGTGATGAGCCTGGCCATGGCCTACGGCGCCGACGGCAAGAAGGTCGTGAACCTGCTGCGCGTCACGGCGCCGCAACAGGTCATGCTCGAAGTCAAGATTGCCGAGATCAGCAAGTCCCTGCTTGACCGGCTGGGCGCGCGCGTCGGCTTGAGCCGCACGGGCAGCGGCGGCCGCGACAGCTATTCGCTGATCTCCAGCTTCCTGAGCGGGGGCGGAGGGCTGATCGAGGCGCTGAGGATCGGCCGCACGTCGATCGGCATCGACGGCCAGAAGGACGACGGCCTAGTGCGCATCCTGGCGGAGCCCAACATCATGGCCATCAGCGGCCAGCAGGCGAGCTTCCTGTCTGGCGGAAAGATCTTCATTCCGGTTGCGCAAAGCGCTGCCGGCGGCGGCGGAACGAACATCACGCTGGAAGAAAAAGAGTTCGGCATCGGGGTCAAGTTCACCCCAACGGTGCTCAACGGCGGCCGGGTCAATCTCAAGATGGTTTCGGAAGTGTCGGACCTGTCGCAGACCGGCTCGCCCTTTACCACCGTCACCGGCGTGACCGCCGTGCTGCCTTCACTGACGGTGCGCCGCGCCGACACCACCGTGCAGCTCAACGACGGGCAGAGCTTCGTCATCGCGGGGCTGATCAAGAGCAACGTGACCGAGACCATCAAGCGCTATCCCGGGCTGGGCGAAGTGCCGGTGATGGGGGCGCTGTTCCGCAGCACCGAGTTTCAGAACGACCAGACCGAGCTGATGTTCGTGATCACGCCGCGCCTGGTGCGGCCGCTCGCAGAGGTGCCCCGCGTTCCGACCGACAACCACGTCGTTCCGAGCCGCGCCGAGGTCTACCTGAACGGCAGCCTCGAAAGCGCCACGCCGGCACCGGTAGCACCGGCCGGCAACACCCAATGA
- a CDS encoding pilus assembly protein TadG-related protein, whose translation MLARISGRRQRGAMIITTAMVLLFLLGFMGIALDFGHLFVVRTELQTAVDSCALAAARELDKQGTAITRAQSAGQTVGNANRVDMQSGTWGGQGQLTLADITFRDASYAPTTNPAVATYAQCVHTQPNIVIWLMKAMVAFSGNAAAYPSTRSVAASAVATRASAQTTCPIPVALKPKAGGVAPNYGLNVGDWVKLIQAQNASAGGEIGWANLDGSNSASETASELNNHCGTKVGDKLGTPGVQTSVVDVWNQRFGIYKNSGDPSVQRPDYTGYAYTSVNWPAQFNAYDGPAPTSPASAKNFVTKRAAFASCGDTTKKLKDCEDITGLKLNSFKDLAAPGNVAGGHKQYGFDRRIVTVPVVDGGGRVIDYACMLMLQPLTIPMGDAWLEFRGNAGAAGSPCTTSGLAGGTAGPLVPVLVR comes from the coding sequence ATGCTAGCCCGCATCTCCGGCCGCCGTCAGCGCGGCGCAATGATCATCACGACTGCGATGGTCCTGCTGTTCCTCCTCGGATTCATGGGCATTGCGCTCGACTTCGGCCACCTGTTCGTCGTCAGGACCGAGCTGCAGACTGCGGTCGACAGTTGCGCGCTGGCCGCCGCGCGCGAGCTGGACAAGCAGGGCACCGCAATAACGCGGGCCCAGAGCGCAGGCCAGACCGTCGGCAACGCCAACCGGGTCGACATGCAGTCCGGCACCTGGGGCGGGCAGGGGCAGTTAACCCTCGCCGACATCACATTTCGCGACGCTTCCTATGCGCCTACGACCAACCCCGCGGTGGCCACCTATGCGCAGTGCGTGCACACGCAGCCCAATATCGTCATCTGGCTCATGAAGGCCATGGTGGCCTTCTCCGGAAATGCGGCCGCCTATCCGTCGACCCGCAGTGTCGCGGCCAGTGCGGTGGCCACCCGTGCCAGTGCACAAACCACCTGTCCGATCCCCGTCGCGCTGAAGCCGAAGGCCGGAGGCGTTGCGCCGAACTACGGGCTCAACGTGGGCGACTGGGTGAAGCTGATCCAGGCGCAGAACGCATCGGCCGGCGGAGAGATCGGCTGGGCCAATCTCGACGGCAGCAACAGTGCTTCGGAAACCGCATCCGAACTGAACAACCACTGCGGAACGAAGGTGGGCGACAAGCTCGGCACCCCCGGGGTGCAGACCTCGGTGGTCGATGTCTGGAACCAGCGCTTCGGCATCTACAAGAACAGCGGCGATCCGAGCGTGCAGCGGCCCGACTACACGGGCTACGCCTATACCTCGGTGAACTGGCCTGCACAGTTCAATGCCTACGACGGCCCGGCCCCTACATCGCCGGCGAGCGCCAAGAACTTCGTGACCAAGCGGGCGGCTTTCGCGTCCTGCGGCGACACCACAAAGAAATTGAAGGACTGCGAAGACATCACCGGGCTGAAGCTCAACAGCTTCAAAGACCTGGCCGCACCGGGCAACGTTGCCGGAGGCCACAAGCAATACGGTTTCGACCGCCGCATTGTCACAGTGCCAGTGGTCGATGGCGGCGGGCGCGTGATCGACTATGCCTGCATGCTGATGCTGCAGCCGTTGACCATTCCGATGGGCGACGCATGGCTGGAGTTTCGCGGCAATGCCGGCGCGGCCGGCAGCCCCTGCACAACGAGCGGACTCGCCGGTGGCACGGCAGGGCCCCTGGTACCTGTTCTGGTGAGGTGA
- a CDS encoding Flp family type IVb pilin: protein MIKTFLEDEDGAQVVEYALVIAVVSILLMIALQPLVTEAGFTDLVDLVRTCFGGVDCG from the coding sequence ATGATCAAGACATTTCTGGAAGATGAAGACGGTGCCCAGGTGGTGGAGTACGCGCTGGTCATTGCAGTGGTATCGATCCTGCTGATGATCGCGCTGCAGCCGCTGGTGACGGAAGCCGGCTTCACTGATCTCGTTGATCTTGTACGCACTTGCTTCGGCGGCGTGGATTGCGGCTGA
- a CDS encoding TadE/TadG family type IV pilus assembly protein, translated as MRNRTSGATTVEFALGLLIFLMLLLGIVDFARMLFTWSMASEATRAGARYAVVCDDTAQQALVLARMQALLPQITAVSVAWTPASCTAATCQGVTVGITGLNYQWISPIVGAAAPLIPMPSFSTFLPREVMRKDPHSPTICS; from the coding sequence ATGAGAAATCGCACATCCGGGGCGACCACCGTGGAGTTTGCGCTCGGCCTGCTCATCTTTCTCATGCTGCTGCTGGGCATCGTGGACTTCGCGCGCATGCTGTTCACGTGGAGCATGGCCAGCGAGGCCACGCGTGCCGGCGCGCGCTACGCAGTGGTGTGCGACGACACCGCCCAGCAGGCGCTGGTGCTGGCCCGCATGCAGGCCTTGCTGCCGCAGATCACCGCGGTGAGCGTGGCCTGGACGCCGGCCAGCTGCACGGCCGCCACCTGCCAGGGTGTCACGGTGGGCATTACCGGCCTCAATTACCAATGGATCTCGCCCATCGTCGGGGCGGCCGCGCCGCTGATCCCCATGCCGAGTTTTTCTACCTTCCTGCCGCGCGAAGTGATGCGCAAGGACCCCCACAGCCCGACCATCTGCTCGTAG
- a CDS encoding type II secretion system F family protein, producing the protein MFQNLVGDTLITLFVLVFVTVLLVIEGLYMLWRAYRGPEAQKIGKRLQALSAATDRIAQARLVKDRVLSDAPWMQRVLLKLPRAHRLDRFILQSGLKWTVSHVLLACALSGMVVFMVMMSFANQPAWIAMLVAVAGAAVPLLYLNHRRSRRLAHLERQLPDALDLVTRALRAGHSFASSVQMIGEEMSDPIAGEFRMVSDEVGFGVSLQQALTNMSERVPLTELRYFVVSVLIQRDSGGNLTEVLGNLSKLIRDRLKLLARVRVLSSEGRLSAWILGLMPFALAVLMNTFNPEFMSPLWTDPIGITVVKYMLGLMVIGVLILRKIVKIRV; encoded by the coding sequence ATGTTCCAGAACCTGGTTGGCGACACGCTCATTACCCTGTTCGTGCTGGTCTTCGTGACGGTGCTGCTGGTGATCGAAGGCCTGTACATGCTCTGGCGCGCGTACCGAGGCCCAGAGGCGCAGAAGATCGGTAAACGGCTGCAGGCGCTGTCGGCTGCCACCGACCGCATTGCGCAGGCGCGGCTCGTGAAAGACCGCGTGCTCAGCGACGCGCCGTGGATGCAGCGCGTTCTGCTGAAGCTTCCGCGGGCCCACCGCCTGGACCGCTTCATTCTCCAATCCGGGCTGAAGTGGACGGTGTCCCACGTGCTGCTGGCCTGCGCACTGTCCGGCATGGTCGTTTTCATGGTGATGATGTCGTTCGCAAACCAGCCCGCATGGATTGCCATGCTGGTGGCCGTAGCCGGCGCGGCGGTGCCGCTGCTCTATCTGAATCACCGGCGCAGCCGCCGCTTGGCGCACCTCGAAAGGCAGCTGCCGGACGCGCTCGACCTGGTGACGCGCGCACTGCGCGCGGGCCATTCGTTCGCGAGCAGCGTGCAGATGATCGGCGAGGAAATGTCCGACCCCATTGCTGGCGAGTTCCGCATGGTGTCCGACGAGGTCGGCTTCGGCGTTTCGCTGCAGCAGGCGCTCACGAACATGAGCGAGCGCGTGCCGCTCACCGAACTGCGCTACTTCGTGGTTTCGGTGCTGATCCAGCGCGACTCCGGCGGCAACTTGACCGAGGTGCTCGGCAATTTGAGCAAGCTCATCCGCGACCGCCTCAAGCTGCTGGCGCGGGTGCGGGTGCTGTCGTCGGAAGGGCGCCTGTCGGCCTGGATTCTGGGACTGATGCCCTTTGCACTCGCGGTGCTCATGAACACCTTCAATCCGGAGTTCATGTCGCCGCTGTGGACCGATCCGATCGGCATCACGGTCGTCAAGTACATGCTGGGCCTGATGGTGATCGGCGTGCTGATCCTGCGCAAGATCGTGAAGATCCGTGTCTGA
- a CDS encoding TadE/TadG family type IV pilus assembly protein: MKKTSNHRQRGAALIELALITPLLLLLTFITTEFGRAMYEYNLVVKSTRDAVRYLSVQTPGTRITEARNLMVYGNTAGTGTPLARGLSLSNVPVGTCCTWQETGANPLITTVTVRISSYSFHSLFPSVMGVVFANANGNIVFSDITATMRAPS; the protein is encoded by the coding sequence ATGAAAAAAACTTCGAACCACAGGCAGCGCGGCGCTGCGCTGATCGAGCTGGCACTCATCACGCCGCTCCTGCTGCTGCTCACCTTCATCACGACCGAATTCGGCCGCGCGATGTACGAATACAACCTGGTCGTCAAGTCGACACGCGACGCGGTTCGCTACCTCTCGGTGCAGACGCCGGGCACCCGCATCACCGAGGCGCGCAACCTGATGGTGTACGGCAACACCGCCGGCACCGGCACGCCGCTTGCGCGCGGCCTGAGCCTTTCGAACGTGCCCGTGGGCACCTGCTGCACCTGGCAGGAAACGGGGGCGAACCCGCTCATCACCACGGTGACGGTGCGCATCAGCAGCTACAGCTTCCACTCGCTCTTTCCGTCGGTGATGGGCGTGGTGTTTGCCAATGCGAACGGCAACATCGTCTTCAGCGACATCACCGCCACCATGAGGGCGCCATCATGA
- a CDS encoding Flp family type IVb pilin: MKNFLQAIGQSTRGFMLDEEGAQVVEYALIIAVVSIALVVALRALTTGATFTNFIARVNTCLNGPGPCA; this comes from the coding sequence ATGAAAAACTTTCTCCAGGCCATCGGCCAATCGACTCGCGGCTTCATGCTCGATGAAGAGGGCGCACAGGTCGTCGAGTACGCGTTGATCATCGCGGTCGTCTCTATCGCGTTGGTCGTTGCATTGAGGGCGCTCACCACGGGGGCCACCTTCACGAACTTCATCGCTCGCGTCAACACCTGCCTGAATGGGCCGGGACCCTGCGCATAA
- a CDS encoding Flp family type IVb pilin has translation MFKTFLKDESGAQVVEYALIIAVVSIALVLALQLLGSGAPFTNFIGRLNTCLNGPGPCV, from the coding sequence ATGTTCAAGACATTCCTGAAAGACGAAAGCGGCGCCCAGGTCGTGGAGTACGCGCTGATCATCGCTGTCGTCTCCATTGCACTGGTCCTGGCACTGCAGCTGCTCGGGAGCGGGGCCCCCTTCACGAACTTCATCGGTCGCCTCAATACCTGCCTGAACGGGCCGGGGCCCTGCGTGTAA
- the cpaB gene encoding Flp pilus assembly protein CpaB, whose amino-acid sequence MKNIKALGLLLLALLTGLAAAVYAAGWVSRQGGIASNKVVVAAVDIELGSRVNPQMLSLVDWPSGSLPAGSFTEAKALEDRVVKVGLLRGEAILEGKLAPVGTQGGLSAVIASGKRAMTVRVNDVVGVAGFALPGNYVDVMVNAQQDKNRGEEGRQISKTVLEKVLVLAVAQEANRDDTKPKVVSAVTLELSLEDSEKLDLARSVGTLSLVLRNQMDKTTVATAGITKGQLFGEKEILPIATTVAARPAPARVPRTAPAASRQSECVEVIQHAARSLTCF is encoded by the coding sequence ATGAAAAACATCAAGGCGCTCGGGCTGCTTCTGCTGGCCCTCCTGACCGGCCTGGCGGCCGCCGTCTACGCAGCGGGCTGGGTCTCTCGGCAGGGCGGCATCGCATCCAACAAGGTGGTGGTGGCTGCAGTCGACATCGAACTGGGCAGCCGCGTCAATCCCCAGATGCTGTCGCTGGTCGACTGGCCGAGCGGCTCACTGCCGGCCGGTTCATTCACGGAAGCCAAGGCGCTGGAGGATCGCGTGGTCAAGGTCGGCCTGCTGCGAGGAGAGGCCATCCTGGAAGGCAAGCTGGCGCCGGTCGGCACCCAGGGCGGGCTCTCCGCGGTCATTGCCAGCGGCAAGCGCGCCATGACCGTGCGGGTCAACGACGTGGTCGGCGTGGCGGGCTTTGCGCTGCCGGGCAACTACGTCGACGTAATGGTCAACGCGCAGCAAGACAAGAACCGCGGTGAAGAGGGTCGCCAGATCAGCAAGACCGTGCTCGAAAAAGTGCTGGTGCTGGCAGTGGCGCAAGAGGCCAACCGCGACGACACGAAGCCGAAGGTGGTCAGCGCCGTGACGCTGGAGCTCTCGCTCGAAGACTCCGAAAAGCTCGACCTGGCGCGCAGCGTGGGAACCCTCTCGCTGGTGCTGCGCAACCAGATGGACAAGACCACGGTGGCCACAGCAGGCATCACCAAGGGCCAGCTGTTCGGCGAGAAGGAAATCCTGCCGATCGCCACCACCGTGGCAGCCCGGCCGGCCCCTGCGCGAGTGCCGCGTACGGCGCCCGCGGCGTCGCGGCAATCCGAGTGCGTGGAAGTGATCCAGCACGCAGCCCGCTCGCTCACCTGCTTCTGA
- a CDS encoding CpaF family protein, which yields MSFREQLNAIEAEPVARPTVLPVADAALSSFASDSYKLLKERMHLRLLDRFDLAVLETLKPEVLRHEISTMVTRLLQEEPEALNDIERRTLIRDIQHEMLGFGPIELLMADPTVSDILVNSHDQIYVERRGRLELTDVSFTDEKHLLRIIDKIVSLVGRRIDESSPMVDARLPDGSRVNAVVAPVALDGPMMSIRRFAKIPLKMENLVDDLKTLTPQMGLMLEGLASAKINMLISGGTGAGKTTLLNILSGFIPSTERIITIEDAAELQLQQPHVARMETRPMNIEGKGEITQRALVRNALRMRPDRIVIGEVRGAEAVDMLQAMNTGHEGSLTTIHANSPRDALARLENMISMANLNLPHHSVRQQIASAITVVIQVLRLVDGRRKVTSIQEITGMEGEVVTMQEIFAFRQTGMGPDGRVRGYFHATGVRPKFVERLHSYGVVLPDTMFDPDKHYE from the coding sequence ATGTCATTCAGAGAACAGCTCAATGCGATCGAAGCCGAGCCGGTCGCGCGCCCTACGGTCCTGCCCGTGGCCGATGCCGCACTTTCGTCCTTCGCCTCGGATTCCTACAAGCTCCTGAAGGAGCGAATGCACCTGAGGCTGCTGGACCGTTTCGACCTGGCGGTGCTCGAAACCCTCAAGCCCGAGGTGCTGCGCCACGAAATCTCCACCATGGTCACACGGCTGCTCCAGGAAGAGCCCGAAGCGCTGAACGACATCGAACGGCGCACGCTGATCCGCGACATCCAGCACGAGATGCTCGGCTTCGGGCCCATCGAGCTGCTGATGGCCGACCCCACCGTGTCGGACATCCTGGTCAACTCGCACGACCAGATCTATGTCGAGCGCAGGGGCCGGCTGGAACTGACCGACGTGAGCTTCACCGACGAGAAGCATCTTCTGCGCATCATCGACAAGATCGTTTCACTGGTGGGGCGGCGCATCGACGAATCGAGCCCCATGGTCGATGCCCGGCTGCCGGACGGATCGCGCGTCAACGCGGTGGTGGCGCCAGTGGCGCTGGACGGCCCGATGATGTCGATTCGCCGCTTTGCAAAGATCCCGCTGAAGATGGAAAACCTGGTGGACGACCTCAAGACGCTCACGCCGCAGATGGGGCTGATGCTCGAAGGCCTGGCCAGCGCAAAGATCAACATGCTGATCTCTGGCGGCACCGGCGCCGGCAAGACGACGCTGCTGAACATTCTCTCGGGCTTCATTCCCTCCACCGAACGCATCATCACCATCGAGGACGCGGCCGAGCTCCAGTTGCAGCAGCCGCACGTCGCCCGCATGGAAACCCGGCCGATGAACATCGAAGGCAAGGGCGAGATCACGCAGCGCGCGCTGGTGCGCAATGCGCTGCGCATGCGGCCCGACCGCATCGTCATTGGCGAGGTTCGCGGCGCAGAGGCGGTCGACATGCTGCAGGCCATGAACACCGGCCACGAAGGCTCGCTGACCACCATCCACGCCAACAGCCCGCGCGATGCGCTGGCGCGGCTGGAGAACATGATCAGCATGGCCAATCTCAACCTTCCACATCATTCCGTGCGCCAGCAGATCGCATCGGCCATCACGGTGGTGATCCAGGTCTTGCGCCTGGTCGACGGGCGGCGCAAGGTCACCAGCATCCAGGAGATCACCGGCATGGAAGGCGAGGTGGTCACCATGCAGGAGATCTTCGCGTTCCGCCAGACCGGCATGGGCCCCGACGGCCGCGTGCGCGGCTACTTCCACGCCACGGGCGTGCGGCCGAAATTCGTCGAGCGCCTGCACTCCTATGGCGTGGTGCTGCCCGACACCATGTTCGATCCCGACAAGCATTACGAATAA
- a CDS encoding A24 family peptidase translates to MTELDAFLDLLMLLASDFRMGGLFVLLVMAAVSDVRFYRIPNWLTFGGMVFAIVYGTFAARTPTAGAMNALGGLGTGFAIMLPFYVLRIMGAGDVKLMAMVGAFLGPQQTLQAILFTCIAGGFAAVAVAIHRRRLGHMLANVKGAAQGIVVAGIAGVRPSGAIDARQSIGKLPYGICICVGTIAQILAHQLGFV, encoded by the coding sequence ATGACGGAACTCGACGCTTTCCTCGATCTGCTGATGCTCTTGGCATCGGACTTCCGCATGGGCGGGCTCTTCGTTCTGCTGGTGATGGCCGCGGTGAGCGACGTGCGCTTCTACCGTATTCCCAATTGGCTCACCTTCGGCGGCATGGTGTTCGCGATCGTCTACGGCACCTTCGCGGCACGTACGCCGACGGCAGGCGCGATGAACGCGCTGGGCGGACTGGGCACCGGCTTCGCGATCATGCTGCCGTTCTATGTGCTGAGGATCATGGGAGCGGGCGACGTCAAGCTGATGGCGATGGTCGGCGCCTTTCTCGGCCCTCAGCAAACGCTGCAGGCCATTCTGTTCACCTGTATCGCGGGCGGCTTCGCGGCCGTGGCGGTGGCCATTCACCGGCGCCGCCTGGGCCACATGCTGGCCAACGTCAAGGGCGCGGCGCAGGGCATCGTCGTTGCGGGCATTGCGGGCGTCCGGCCAAGCGGCGCGATCGACGCGCGGCAATCCATCGGAAAGCTGCCCTACGGCATCTGCATTTGCGTGGGGACGATTGCACAGATCCTGGCGCATCAGCTGGGCTTCGTCTAA
- a CDS encoding SDR family NAD(P)-dependent oxidoreductase: MTDPITELPHVVITGAAGALGRAVAQHFLEQGARLALIDHRLDRLTEVFPGLDNSQHLLLAGDVTSPSEMADLSGQALKAFGRIDALVHIAGGFEMGEATHALSRASWDRMMNLNAWSFVAVTQAVLPSMIERGAGRIVAVTAKVAARGLPAMAAYIASKSALQRLVEAMAAEAAPHGVCVNSVAPSVLDTPANRQAMPDANPAEWVSTSVAAQTIAFLASPAAAALHGQHLTLDT; this comes from the coding sequence ATGACCGATCCAATCACCGAGCTGCCGCATGTCGTGATCACCGGGGCCGCCGGTGCGCTGGGCCGCGCGGTGGCGCAGCATTTTCTCGAGCAGGGCGCTCGCCTTGCGTTGATCGATCACCGCCTCGACCGCCTGACGGAGGTCTTTCCGGGTCTCGACAATTCGCAGCACCTGCTGCTCGCGGGAGATGTGACGTCGCCGTCCGAAATGGCGGACCTGTCGGGCCAGGCGCTCAAGGCTTTCGGCCGCATCGATGCACTGGTTCACATTGCAGGCGGCTTTGAGATGGGCGAGGCGACTCACGCGCTCTCGCGCGCAAGCTGGGACCGGATGATGAATCTCAACGCCTGGTCTTTCGTCGCGGTCACGCAGGCAGTGCTGCCTTCGATGATCGAGCGCGGCGCCGGGCGCATCGTTGCCGTTACCGCCAAGGTAGCGGCGCGCGGCCTGCCTGCCATGGCGGCCTACATTGCATCGAAGAGCGCGCTGCAGCGCCTGGTTGAAGCCATGGCCGCCGAAGCCGCACCGCATGGCGTGTGCGTCAACAGTGTTGCGCCCAGCGTGCTCGATACGCCGGCCAACCGGCAGGCCATGCCTGACGCGAATCCCGCGGAATGGGTATCGACTTCGGTGGCCGCGCAGACCATCGCCTTCCTGGCATCGCCCGCCGCCGCGGCGCTGCATGGACAGCACCTGACGCTCGACACCTGA
- a CDS encoding AAA family ATPase — protein sequence MKISIISPNPGHLQDMRKVLEARSHVVSPFEGGKSRMQWVVERSAPELLLVDGMCCDPHELAMVEQLTMRHPAISVVLMCAMQTPEFLILAMRSGVREVLPSPPDPAALEAAVERIALKMAGTQAREPGQVVAFMPCKGGSGATFLATNIGHQLSMRRSVLLIDLNLQFGDALSYVCDLRPTCTVADVARDIGRLDASLLAASAVTVAPGLSILAAPEDLSRALEVKAEHIDAILQVAVAQYDFVLFDLGLRIDPLAIRVMDRADRIFPVLQPSLPHIRNVTRLMQMFKSLGYPAGKVELLVNRSAGGTEIGLSDMRRSLGGATLVSVPDGGKDVDASINRGVPIAEMSRGSALSKRLVEIAQALSPRQKEAPGFIGRLFRRA from the coding sequence ATGAAGATCTCCATCATCTCCCCCAATCCCGGCCACCTGCAGGACATGCGCAAGGTGCTCGAGGCCCGCTCACACGTGGTCTCGCCGTTCGAAGGCGGCAAGAGCCGCATGCAATGGGTGGTCGAGCGATCGGCGCCCGAGCTCCTGCTGGTGGACGGCATGTGCTGCGACCCTCATGAGCTGGCGATGGTGGAGCAGCTCACCATGCGCCATCCGGCGATTTCAGTGGTGTTGATGTGCGCCATGCAGACGCCCGAGTTCCTGATTCTGGCCATGCGTTCTGGCGTCCGCGAGGTGCTGCCTTCGCCGCCCGATCCCGCGGCCCTCGAAGCGGCCGTGGAGCGCATTGCGCTCAAGATGGCCGGCACCCAGGCACGCGAGCCGGGGCAGGTCGTGGCATTCATGCCGTGCAAGGGCGGCAGCGGTGCCACCTTTCTTGCGACCAACATCGGGCATCAGCTGTCCATGCGGCGTTCGGTGCTGCTGATCGACCTGAACCTGCAGTTCGGCGATGCCCTTTCCTACGTGTGCGACCTTCGGCCCACCTGCACTGTGGCCGACGTGGCACGCGATATCGGCCGGCTCGATGCCTCCTTGCTTGCTGCAAGTGCGGTGACGGTGGCGCCTGGCCTCAGCATTCTTGCCGCGCCCGAGGACCTTTCCCGCGCCCTGGAAGTCAAGGCCGAGCATATCGATGCCATCCTGCAGGTGGCGGTGGCGCAGTACGACTTCGTGCTGTTCGACCTGGGCCTTCGCATCGATCCGCTCGCCATTCGCGTGATGGACCGCGCGGACCGCATCTTTCCGGTGCTCCAGCCCAGCCTGCCGCACATCCGCAACGTGACGCGCCTCATGCAGATGTTCAAGTCGCTCGGCTACCCGGCAGGCAAGGTCGAACTGCTGGTCAACCGCAGCGCCGGTGGCACGGAGATCGGCCTGTCCGACATGCGTCGTTCGCTCGGCGGGGCCACGCTGGTCAGCGTGCCCGACGGCGGCAAGGACGTGGACGCCTCGATCAACCGGGGCGTACCGATCGCGGAGATGTCGCGCGGCAGCGCACTCAGCAAGCGGCTGGTGGAAATCGCCCAGGCGCTCAGTCCGCGCCAGAAGGAAGCGCCGGGCTTCATCGGCCGGCTTTTCCGCCGTGCATGA